A window of Castanea sativa cultivar Marrone di Chiusa Pesio chromosome 8, ASM4071231v1 genomic DNA:
CATTATAACTTAAAATGCAGGCTGGCTGTGGAGGCTTGGGGCTTGAAGAACTGCACCCAAAAGGAAGAGTGGCACAGTAACACAGTGACTGCAGTTGTTGTTCCTCCCTATATTGATAGTACAGAAATTGTTAAAAGGGGATGGAAGAGATACAATTTAAGCTTAGGTTTGGGCTTGAACAAAGTTGCTGGAAAGGTTTTCAGAATAGGGCATCTTGGCAATTTGAATGAGGTATgttaatttataatatctctaaTGTCACTATAACCGTATTGAATATAAATTTCTGATATTCCAAATGCTAATTTCTTTCTATGTGTCTAAacattttctttcttggttttcCATTGCCTTGTGAAATGATGCTAAATTCTTTCTCTGTGTCTAAGCATTTTCTTTCTTGGCTTTCCATTGCCTTGTGAATTGCCCTGTTTTATTCTGTATGATAACCATTTTCATTATGTTCAGTTGCAATTATTGGGTTGTCTTGCTGGTGTGGAGATGCTACTCAAGGATGTGGGCTACCCGGTTAAGCTAGGAAGTGGAGTTGCTGCTGCTTGCGCGTACTTGCAGAACAACATTCCACTCATCCCTTCCAGGATTTGAGTCACCTCAATGCATGTAATTTTCCTCCTGTTGTTTCCTTCTGCTGTTCTTGTAAAAAACTGTATTATGTCCTCTGCCTGCACTGTTTTGAGGCTCACCACATTCCCTATGTTATTCAATGCTTCTTAAATTAATTGTCCTGAGTCTGGAAATATCTTCTGAGGCCAATCATGTGTTTTATTATTATGGTCCTGAACATGACATTCATTATCAACTCACTTTGCTTAAAACTATAATGTCTTAGAAGCTagttaaaagaataaatatgtCCAGGAATCCATCAATTCTATCACACAAGTACAGAATATCTAATTTTCACTATGCCAGGCACCACTACACCTATGACAACGACATTACATATATATTGACATACAACATAGTAATGGAATTTGACTAATTGCTGCACaacattttgttttgtgtgtgagTGCGCATGTGTTTCACATTGTTTATAGGAGAAGAAGGCAAATCAAACACCTAATCATGAAAAGTCATGTAACTAGCTTTTATATAGTACTAGTAAGTTACCCGTGCAATGCAcggataatattataatattttatataagatgattttggacaatgttgtatatgtattatagTATAGTTGTTACAAaactttattagtaatgagttcataaaaaaaagcaacaattataaattgtatacacatattcattataattattcaattgaagtaatgaaaaaaaaaacttcggagaaaaattatagaataaaatttcttatagaatgtgtctttctctctccttaattctaaaacaaaatacacatccCAAACACCCACAGTTAATCACATTatttacaaaacccacaaatttacAACATTGGACGTTGACATCAAAATTGTAATCACCATcgtcactcaatataaaacgCGAACCCTCCTTCcttggttgtagccaactcAAACGGGGTAGAAGTAGATGAAGCAACAATATTAGAGTTAAGTAGGTGTCTTgaaagattgaaggtaaatgacattattttttgtCTATATGTATTTGACATGGGATAGCATAAAGGGCAATAgataggtatatataaagggctagaagtgcaagaggtgaaaagAGTGAATTAAAATCCAAAGTGTTTTGTGTGTATGCGTGAGAGATGAAATGTCTtcaaacattgaaccaaataatacaaagaatatctttttttaattagaaaagtcttaaaacattgaatcaaataaaatcaaaagtcaataattaatttgttcttatctcttaTATGAGTTAAggtatttcaattctcttcatAGGGTGtgccacatggcagaacctcatacTCTCCCGTATAAGGTCTCCCgtatgaggtctctgcttttatatatatatattgattggtTACATTCAAATTCATTGAAGGTTTAAACTTTTCAacagaaaaaagttttattgatgaattttttattgttaagttAAATAAGCACTCCGTGGGTCTTGATCCATAACCTTGCCTTGTACCTTACACATACAATCAATATATTATCTTAATggagaattaaaattttttgttatttatttattttgttagttgTATCCATTAACATTTCCAGAGCCACTTTGTTGTCAACTTTATCCTTTAATCTTGTATTCCTCCTGATTTAAAAAATCTTAGTTCTACCATTGCTCTTTAGGAGAACCATTTATGTTATATCTGAGGGAGCTTTTGACTCTtcgttttattaaaaaaaaaaatttagtcaagATAACTTAATGCTTGACAAATAAGAAAACATgcttgcaaaaaaataataaaagaaactTTCAAGAAAATGGGTACATGAAACAAAGCAAGAAGAAACAAagcaacaaaattagaaaaagtGAGAAGTTTAGGTTGGCTTTGAAGCCAATCTTGGACCAGAGACCAGAAACGTGGGTAGCGTTTTCACCTCTTCTTCTCAAGTCATTTCGTCACCTCTTTCATAATGCAGTGCATTACATCATTTTAAGATCAATtgacaccattttttttaataatatttttttcatataatttgcAAAAGTGTTAATTTGCGATTAAAATATCACTTTTAAATAAGGGGCAATGATTATCACACATTCCTTATTGCACACTCACCATACACACATTGCCACGTGGATAGAAATTGTGTTTCGAAACATTGtcttaattaaaattgtgaaaatatgattTCACAGCTCCATAATCTTGACCGAAAATACGATTTCAAAGAGTGTATATAAAGTGTGCAATAACAAATGCCTAACAAGATTTTTCCTTAAATAAGCCTGCCACGGACACCAGTTTTTACTAATGCCAATCACAGCATACATGTTGTGATAGTTATGAAAAGAGTTGTAATTCTGTTTAAACCCGATATCACCTAATTTTCCGTCCTCAGCCTCCTAGCATGAGTTGAGTATGCCACCAATATCTCAACTTCTAATTTCGTTTCCTAGGATGAGTATGCCAGGTAGCTTAACTATTTGCAGCGTCAAAGTTTTCCGAATGCCTCGTTGTTTATtgcttcttttggttctttctttctttatttttgttgtttttttttttctcttttcaatagAAAAATAGGATAAAGTTGTTGCCTTGCTGGAACATCCTTTCTATAATATTGGTCTTTACTAAAACTGTGTCCAAATTCGTAGGCTCTGGTCAAATAAACAGCGTAATGGCCCCGTTTTACATAGGCCAATAAACCACGGACACCATTTACAACCATTCTATTCTCTCCAATCCTAACCActttttcctctatttattTGCACTATAagattcaaccaaaaaaaatgctTGTCTTCAACTGAAGTCAAATAAATGCTAATGAAGGTTGATCATTTTGATCGCCTTCCAGACGCGCTTCTCCTCTTCATATTGAGCAATTCGCTTGATGCTAAGACCTTAATCCGATGTCTCTTGGTTTCCAAGCGCTTTGCTTCTATCATACCACAAATAGACACCATTTTCGTTACTCTCCCTCCTCATTTCCAGAACAAGAAAAGGAGGCGTGGCTTGTCCAGAAAGGTTTTCAAGATTCTGGCCAGAAAGTTAATCATCAAACCTATGCAAGTCCTTCACCATATCATGACTTGTACACATGCCGCAAACTCCAACTCTGACCATTTCTTGTACTATTCACCtaatgaagttttgaaaaaCTTCAATGGGTTAAAATCTTTGCATTTGGAGCTTCCTTCCTTAGGGAGTGAGATTGAATTTAATGGTGGAAGTTCATTGCTCAAGTGGAAAGCTGAATTTGGTGAAGAGCTCAAAAGCTGCACAATCCTTAGCTCAAAATGTTTTTGTAGGGAAAACCTTTCATCATCAAGTTATACCTATGTAAATGAAcgtgaagaggaagaagaagaactccAATCATTTCTAGCTGAGGATGAGCTAAAGTCACGAATAGTATGGACAATATCTTGCTTAGTATCTGCATCAGTGAGGCATCACTTGTTGAAACAAATTGTACCCAACTTTCCTACGCTTCAAAGATTAGTTATTACGGATGCAGGGAAGAGAGGGAAGCTTTGCATGGGGAAAGAACAACTTGTTGAGCTTAGAAACAGTATGAACTCACCAAGGACATCAGAGTCTTCGTTGGAGAGGACTCCAATACCAAAGTTGTGCATGAAGCTCTGGTATGTGCCTGTAATGGAGTTACCAGCATTGGGGTATGCCATGAAAGAAGTGGCACTTGT
This region includes:
- the LOC142608172 gene encoding F-box protein At4g18380-like, with product MLMKVDHFDRLPDALLLFILSNSLDAKTLIRCLLVSKRFASIIPQIDTIFVTLPPHFQNKKRRRGLSRKVFKILARKLIIKPMQVLHHIMTCTHAANSNSDHFLYYSPNEVLKNFNGLKSLHLELPSLGSEIEFNGGSSLLKWKAEFGEELKSCTILSSKCFCRENLSSSSYTYVNEREEEEEELQSFLAEDELKSRIVWTISCLVSASVRHHLLKQIVPNFPTLQRLVITDAGKRGKLCMGKEQLVELRNSMNSPRTSESSLERTPIPKLCMKLWYVPVMELPALGYAMKEVALVLIKPVSGVIGKVVRDGDLLVADDLLVSDDFDGEDEEKVVFGEAVREIIKKKVMYVMEMSSF